GCTGGATTAATCAAAGCTCTGTGCGAAGAGCGAAGGACGAGGGAAGCATTTGATCTGTTGAATGACATGATGGGCACGGGCTTGTTTCCGCTCGTTTCGATGTTCAACGCTTTGGTTCGTGGTTTCTGCGACAATGGCCATTGGAGGAGCGCTTCGAAGCTGCTAGAGGAGATGGCGCGGAGGGGTTGCGCTCCTGATGCAGGTAGCTATGGTGCTTTGATTGATGCTCTTTGTAGGCAACAAGAGTCTGATAGAGCCTGTAGTTACTTGGTTGAGATGGCGAATAGGAGTATAATTCCTGATCATTCAACTTGGTATTCCTTGCTTAACAATGTCACAGCATGCAATGAAATTATTGATGTTGTTGTATCTGGTTGAGTTGATGATTGAGTTAGCATATACATGTATGTTGTGAGTAGCAGTAtctatagattttaatttgttCCAGTTAACCATCCAACCTTAATTTCCGCAAAATTCTATGCTAACTATGGCTCCTTAACATGATTTAACTCTTACAACTTCATGCTCAAGCTATTACCtcactatggaccattttgagttggctatcttatcttttagaattttgattttactaccgaATATTTTCATTTGTCTGATTTTAGTCAGCAGACAGTACTTTTGACTTCTAAgcaagttatttattttaataaatttttagttgtgagaattacatgaaatatattaactaaatatgCGAAAATAAGCGAAGCTTTcgaattttaaagttaaagtgtcgtcgattgactcaaatcaaacaaactgaatattggatagtaaaattaaaattttaaaaaacttgatagctaACTAAacataattcataatttaggTAAGTTCTGAACGTTtttatctttctaaaatttGGTAGATAAGTATAATGGAATCAAAATTGAGAAGTTTTTCACCCAATTCCTACTAGCCAAGTGCAGTACAAGCAGTACCACATACTGTAATGTACTGTCATAACAAAGTCTTATGTTAAAATTCGTAGTACCACTTCCCCCCCTGTACTGCATCCTACATTCTAGTATATGTTTGATGGCTACAAATAACGAACTGATGCAGCTGAAGCAAGAAGAGAgattattgagagagagagagagagagagagagagagagagagagagagagagagagagagagatccattTTGAGTGGTAACAGTAGCAGTGGAAGGGGCATGCAGAGGAGTGGAAATGATCAGATGATGATTCCTGGGTCTTCTTTTAACTCCTGTGCTTGCCTCTTCCACCCCTACTGCTGCCACTTCCTCGCTCCTATCGAAGGTTATCTGTGTAGAGCATCTTTGGTCCTTATTTTAATGAATAataaggctactatactattaatagtatcaagcaTTTGAtactattagattttcgacCTTTGGATGAAGGtttgtgcggttaggataatagtgatcctctagggttaagtgagcggttggttgaatagtatgcgataaatctaacggcggaaaattcgatagcactaagcacttgatactatcgatagtatagtaccCGGACGctattttaattatgttatgCTATGAATAAAGCACTTTTTTTACTAAAGACgttaaaacatcaaaatttggcTTCTACTTTGGAGTTCACAGTCTACTGATGTGGAGCGGGTCTCTTTCGGGTGTGCGAACGCTGTCGACGCCGCAAACGCAACTTTGAGCATGTGGCTTGATCAATCCANCAACTCTCATTTTTGTGGGTGAATACTTttgctaaagaaaaaaaaaaaaggttcgaAATAGGTgtttgctatttattttttagcttcTAAGATTATTAATAATACCAAATTCACTCAtctaaaaaagaacaaaaaaataaaatataaatattagttctCTATTCTTAATAGCATTTTGATTTTCCTCCCGTAAGAGTATTTGAGAATTTTGTTCTTATCTTTAAATTGGAAAGGTTTGATGCTGAAATTACTTAGCTTCTACTTGTGGAACACACACAACATGAGCCTGCTTACCATCTATTCTCCCTCGCTACTGCTCCGCGCTCGTAATAATAAAAGGATGCActatccttaaaaaaaaaaaaaattggaatggGGGCAGGCATTTacctattttttaaagaataaaggtccGGCTCAGACCCAAGCACAAAGCCCCAAACCTATCGGGCTTTGTTGAGGCCTACTTCATGCATTTATCACAaagcccatatatatatatatatagagagagagagagagagagagagtgttaagctagaatactctcaaaagcaccatgggggtggtgcttttgagttttcaaCCATTTGATGGAGAGATGTATGATTGAGATGATGGTCGTAGGTGGTGGTAgttggaatagtgtttgatctaagtggtattagtaattaaggagtagatccaagggttagaaacttagaagcaccaagggattggtgcttctaaaagtattctagctcaattctctctctctctctctctctctctctctctctctctctctatatatatatatatattatttttaggccaatttgcataaaaaattaataagttttgagcttttgtaaaactgggtcgtctttttcgattttgtagattcggtcctgatttttagtaaactgaccaaaatgcccttattattttttctctctccttttttttctctccgctcttttttttttcttttcgaagaaggcggcggaggcggaaacggcttGCCTTGCCTTTGCCCCTCACGCCCTGACCCTCGCCCGTGCATCCCCTGCCCTCCTCGCTTCCGACCCCGCCAAGACCGTGtcgcaactctttttttttctattcgaCCCTTCTTCACCGCCTCCATAGCTCACCACTGCCGCCGGTGACGAAGAGGAAGTGCTTCTCGGGGGCAAGAAGCACACCGACGAGAGGGGGGAGAAAACTACGGCGAAGGCGGTGCCTGCGATAGAGGGCAAGGGCGAGAtcgtgacaaaaaaattataaagaaaaaaaataaaaagaaaaaatattttttttcctacaggaaaaataaaaaacgatataagaagaaagaagatgaaattgcataaaaaatactgttacactgttttaaaaaaattttgcactattttaaataaatgttgcatTTTTTGAGatagaaattatattatttgaaatCAGATTTACACTTTTTGgatgaagttgcactatttaggtaaaatttacaccattttttttttcttcttcctctaatttacactatttttttcttcctcttcttacTCCTTCTTTCTCCTCCATTTCCTCCCTAAAGCCCTACGAAGAAGATGGGATGTGGGCCCCTGGCGGCAGCGACAGCGGAGCGCGGCGCATCGGAGCAGAGAAGGTGGGATGCGGTAGCGGCAGCGGTGCAGGTGGCGGCCGCGGCCGCGGCATCATGCGAGATGCGGGCCCCTAGAGGCGGCGGCAGCTGCAACGACGCGGGTGGTGACAGCGGCGCGGGTGGCGGTCGCGGCATCCTGTAGCATCGCTTTTGCATCCCACCTTCTCGGTGCGAGTGGGGCTCGAGATGGGGAAGATGGGGGTGGCAAAGGTGGAGGTCGCGGCCGAGTCGAGGATAATGAGCGGGTCCCTGGTGGTAGCGGCAGCAGAGCGCGGCGCGGGGGAGCGGAGAAGGTGGGATGCGGCGGTTGCAAAGGCGCGGGTGGCATAGCGGCTCGGGTGGCGGCTGCGACATCATGTAGCACTGCCTCAGCAGCCCACCTTGGTGCAGGTGGGGCTCGAGATGGGGGAGGTGGGGGCGGCGaagatggcggcggcggccgagtcGAGGACGATGAGCGGGCCGCCACCCCCTTCatccccctctccctctttccTTCTCGCGCGCAcgatatctctctttctctctcttgcgacttccctctctctcttcataaGGCTtcagggaggaggaggagaaaaaaggaggaagaagaggaagaaaaaaaatagtgtaaattggaggacgaagaagaaaaaaaataatgtaaattttacctaaatagtgtaacttcatcctaaagagtgtaaatctGATTCCAAAAAGTGTAATTTctgtctcaaagagtgcaacgttTATTTACaatagtgaaatttttttttaaaatagtgtaatattattttaacagtactatttcatcttcttccttcttatataatttttaatttttcatataggAAGTTTTACGAAGAAGGTGGGATGCGGGTCTCTCGCGGTCCTCGTCGACCAGGAGTTCACGCTCTTGCTCGGGGATTCATGCAGGGACTTCGTCAAGACATTCGGCGGCAAACATAACACATTAATATATATCCTTAATaatactatagtatatataatacattttaTCATTCGTTTCTTATATGGTTAAACATATTATACCTATAACTAAACATTTTATTTTGGTAACTAATATATTGGGCATTCAGGTCGGGTTTGAACGTACGAATAGGCCCAAAAAattttcgagcctaaattttaaattcgatcCAAACCTAAAATTATAATTGTGATAATATCCAAAGATTGGCACATACTGGCCCGCTAGGCCCGACCTTGTTTAGCCCCAAACCCGAACCCCAAACCCTTCTCCGCTCCCTCGCGGCACAACTCCTCATCCCCTCAAACCCTCGTCGTCTTCCTccctccccttcccctcccccttcCCCAAACTCTACATCTCTAATCCTCCTCGCCCCCGATGTGGTGTCGCAGCCTCTTCCGCCTCgtcgcctccgccgcggcggcctTGCAGAGCCGCTGCTACGGGCTCCTCTCCATTCTCAACGAGAAGCGGATCGTGTGCATCAGCGGTCCCATCACTGACGACACCGCGTGCACTGTGCTGTTGAAGCTCCTCTCTCTTGCGAAAAATAGTCGTACGAAGCCGGTGCACCTGTTGATCAACTCCCCTGGGGGAATTGTCTCCGCGGGGCTTGCCATTTACGACACCATTCAGAGCATCCCTACTCCGGTGGCCACGCTATGTCTTGGTGAGGCTGCATCCATGGCCTCGCTCCTCCTCACCGCGGGCGCTCCTAGCCAGCGCCGTGCCCTTCCCAACTCCCGCATAATGATCCACCAGCCCTCCGGTGGGTTTTTGGGCCAGGCGTCTGACAAAGCGATTCATGCCAAAGAGATCCTCAAACTCCGCGAGCGCTTCTACGCCATCTACGTGAGAACTGCCCTATCGCGACTGATGTTTctggcggaggaggcggctgcggcggcagcggcgggggGAAGCATGAGATAGATGAGCTCTAAAGGTTCGATACTTAAAACCCAGTTTCTTAATTCTAAATGTTCATAAATTTGTTTCGATGAATTGCTTTTATAATACAATTTAGATGTATGAAGAGAATGACACTTATGAATTTGGAATAATTAGGTGGCTACTAGCTAGTCTTCTGGTTTTCAGCGTCTGTGGTTGGATATGCCAATTACAACCAAAGAAGCTATTTGATAAAGAGAATATATGAGAAAGACACTTATAATAAAACATTAACGGACTCGTGCGTAACAATAGCAGATCTAGTAGTAATAAGATTAGTTTCCATGTAAAAGCATAATGTAACAAATTGGAGTTGCTAATAATTGCTGAAACAAAAAGCTGTACTAGAGAGAGGACATACTTGGGAACGAAAACTATGAATCCATTTGCTTTAACCTTCACTATTCTGGCTTCAGTATCAGTTGGCCTGCCATAGGAAAGAGACGGTCATTTTAGATAGATaagaatgttattttttaactgattgatcataaccgttcgttcttatttgaggtttttttagaaaactgatCATATTTGTTTGTAGggaatatagaaaatattattttatttctttttggattccgtctcTCATTGTCGGAATTTTTATACGCTTttgatttatagatggataagaaTGCTAGTTTTTAACTGATTGATCATAATCGTTCGttattatttgagatttttttaataaactgattATATCTGTTTNatatatatatatatatatatatatatatatatatatatagagtccggctggggtattatcgatagcacaaagatttggtgctatcgagttttccccGTTATCAAGGACAAGGAGCGGATAGTGTACATCAACGGTCCCATCATTGATGACACTACATCCATTGTGGTGTTGCAGCTCATCTCTCTCGCGAAAGATCGTCAGAGTAAACCAGTGCACCTGTTGATCAACTCCCCTGGGGAAACTGTCTCTGCGGGGCTCGTTATTTATGACACGATCAACTCCCCTGGGGAAATTGTCTCTGCGGGGCTCGTCATTTATGACACGATCCAGAGCATCCCCATTCCTGTGGCCACGCTATGTCTCGGTCAGGCTGGATCCATGGCCTCACTCCTCACCGTGGGCACTCTCGGCCAACGCCGTGCCCTTCCTAACTCATGTATAATGATTCACCAGCCCTTCGGCGGCTTTCTAGGTCAGGCCTCTGACATAGCCATTCATGCCAAAGAGATCCTCAAAGTCCGCGACTGCCTCTATGCCATCCACACGAAGCACACACACCAGCCCGTCCACCGGATTGAGCAGTTTATGGAGCGTAATATATTCATGTCGGGTAGTGCTAAATAATCTCGTCAATGAGGCCGAATTTCTTGGCCTCCTCAGACGACATGAATATATCGCGCTCCATGAACCGCTCAATCCGACGGGCTGGTGCATGTGCTTTGCCTAGGTGGTGTAGAGGCACTCACAGACTTCGAGGATCTCATTGGCATGAATGGCTATGTTAGAAGCCTAACCTAGAAAGCCACCGAAGGGCTGGTGAATCATTATGCGGGAGTTGAGAAGGGCACAACGCTGGCCGGGAGTGCCCGTGGCGAGGAAGAGTGAGGCCATGGATCCAGCCTGACCGAGACATAGCGTGGCCACAGGAATGGGGATGCTCTGGATCGTGTCATAGATGGCGAGCCCCGTGGAGACAAGTTCCTCAGGGGATTTGATCAACAGGTGCACTGGTTTACTCTAATGATCTTTCGCGAGAGAGATGAGCTCCAACACCACAGTGGTAGTGTCGTATCaacaaatttagaataaaatttatattttaaaatttaattttgacccattatataattaaaagtttttaattgttaatttatattagatatcaaaaattaaaaattaaatctaaatcacgatttaaactcaaatttaaattttaatataaaatagatgaatcgaagtgctattttttaacaaattgattataatcttttatttttatttgaaatatttttaacagattgatcatatcTATTCGTAGAATTGAATTTATTGATAaatttgaatgtttttttttaaacagaTTGATcaatcataaccgttcgttttatttgagattttttttttacaaattgatcattaTCGTTCGTaggaaatattcttttattctttccttctgttattcttatatttataataaatttaaattttgatttatattaaaattttaacagattaatcataaccgttcatttttaattgtttaaagaattgaatttatagatggacAATAATCTAtcttttaacagattgatcataactgtttatttttaattgatacAGTCGTTCGTAGGATTGGAtttataaatgaataaaaatgctattttttaacttattgatcataaccgttcgttcttttttgagagttttttaataaactgatcATATCTGTTTATAGGGAATATGTTTGTAGGAAATAtagagaatattattttattattttttgaatttcgtctgtcattgtcggaattcctataCGCTTTGGATTTATAGATAGATAAGAATGTTGTTTTTTAACTgattgatcataactgttcgttcctatttgagatttttttaaaaaactgatcATATCTGTTTGTAGggaatatgaaaaatattattttatttctttttggattccgtctctcattgtcggaattcctataCGCTTTTGATTTATAGATAGATAAGAATGCTAGTTTTTAACTGATTGGTCATAATCGTTCGttattatttgagatttttttaataaattgattataTCTATTTGTAGAGAATATGTTTGTAGggaatatagaaaatattattttattccttttggATTCCGTCTATCATTGTTGGAATTTCCatacccttttatatatatatatatatagtctagctagggtactatcgatagcacaaggATTTGGTGTTATCGAGTTTTCCCCATTATCAAGGAGAATGAGCGGATAGTGTGCATCAACGGTCCTATCATTGATGACACTACATCCACTGTGGTGTTGCAGCTCATCTCTCTCGCGAAAGATCACTCTCGCGAAAGATCATCAGAATAAACCAGTGCACCTGTTGATCAACTCCCCTGGGGAAATTGTCTCTGCGGGGCTCGTCATTTATGACACGATCTAGAGCATCCACATTCCTGTGGCCACGCTATGTCTCGGTCAGGCTGGTGCCAACTCCGAGGGAGACATACGATAGGGAGAGCAAGCCGGGGCCCTCATGCTCAATTCGGTGGTCTACTGCTCGTCGGGAAAGCAAGGATTTCGGTAGCTCTGGGGGCATGACATCCTTGAATTCCTTCAAGAGCTTCGCCACTTCAGG
This genomic interval from Ananas comosus cultivar F153 linkage group 8, ASM154086v1, whole genome shotgun sequence contains the following:
- the LOC109714642 gene encoding ATP-dependent Clp protease proteolytic subunit, mitochondrial-like, whose product is MWCRSLFRLVASAAAALQSRCYGLLSILNEKRIVCISGPITDDTACTVLLKLLSLAKNSRTKPVHLLINSPGGIVSAGLAIYDTIQSIPTPVATLCLGEAASMASLLLTAGAPSQRRALPNSRIMIHQPSGGFLGQASDKAIHAKEILKLRERFYAIYVRTALSRLMFLAEEAAAAAAAGGSMR
- the LOC109714643 gene encoding ATP-dependent Clp protease proteolytic subunit 2, mitochondrial-like, which codes for MYEENDTYEFGIIRWLLASLLVFSDKERIVYINGPIIDDTTSIVVLQLISLAKDRQSKPVHLLINSPGETVSAGLVIYDTINSPGEIVSAGLVIYDTIQSIPIPVATLCLGQAGSMASLLTVGTLGQRRALPNSCIMIHQPFGGFLGQASDIAIHAKEILKVRDCLYAIHTKHTHQPVHRIEQFMERNIFMSGSAK